The DNA segment GAAGCGGGCATCCGAGACCATGAGTCTTCGAGGAGTCCGCATGGGGATGCCCTCCTGACAGTACCCCACGCAACACTCCAGGTGAACACAGGGCAGCGGAACGAACCGTCTCGGGCAGCCCTCGCGAATTCACAGAGAGGACACAACCAATCCCAGACAGCCCATTGTCCCTCGCGACGACGTGAGCGAGCGGCGGGGGGGGTAAACGAATGCATGGCACGGTGGTTCCATGGGCGCGTATACATCGCACCGCCCATGAGCGCCCCGACCGCGTCCTACCCCCCCGCCCCGCCCCGCCCGCTCCTCCTCGCCCTCGCCTACCTGGCCTTCGTGAGCCTCGGGCTGCCCGACGCCGTGCTCGGCGTCTCCTGGCCCTCCATCCGCCACACCTTCGCGCTGCCCCAGGCGGGCATGGGCATCATCCTCGCCGCGTCGGCGGCGTCCTACTTCGTCTCGGGCCTGTTCGTGGGCCGGCTCATGCGCGCCCTCGGGGTCGGCATGCTGCTGGTGGCCAGCACCGTGCTCGTCACGCTCGGCATCACCGGCTACGCCACCCTTCCCCACTTCGCCCTGTTCCTGATGGCCGCCTGTGTCATCGGCTTCGGCTCGGGCGCCATCGACGCCGGGCTCAACACCTACGCCGCCCAGCACTTCGGCGCACGCCACATGAACTGGCTGCACGCGGCCTACAGCACCGGCGCGGCCCTGGGTCCCGTGCTCACCACGGCGCTGCTCGCGCGCGACGCGGGGTGGCGCGCGGGCTACGCCGTCATCGCCGCGCTGCTGGGCACCCTCGCGCTGTCCTTCGTGCTGATGCGCCGGCAATGGGACGGAGCCCCCGGGGCCTCCGCATCCACGGAGTCAGGTGGGGCGGGTGACGTGACCCCCACGGTGGGAGCCCTCGAGGCCCTGCGCCGCCCCGCGGTGTGGTTGCAGCTCCTCATCTTCTTCGTCTACACGGGCATCGAGGTCAGCGCGGGCCAGTGGAGCTACACGATCCTCACCGAGGAGCGCGGCCTGGGCACGGCGGAGGCGGGCACCTGGGTCAGCATCTTCTGGGGATGCCTGCTCGCCGGACGCATCTCGCTCGGCTTCGTCATCGAGCGCATCGGCCCCGTGCGGCTGCTGCGGCTGAGCACCGCGCTGGCCGTCGTGGGCGCGCTCCTCTTCGCCCTTCCCTCGTTGCCTCCCGCGCTCGGGTTGGGCCTGCTGGGGTTCTCGATCTCCTCCATTTTTCCAGCCCTCATGTCCGAGACCCCTCGGAGGGTGGGCAAGGACGTGGCCGCTCACGCGGTGGGCTTCCAGGTGAGCGCCGCGACGCTGGGGATCGCCCTCCTGCCGAGCCTCGCGGGCCTGCTCGGCGAGCGCTTCGGCCTGTGGGTCATCGGGTGGCAGATCCTCGGGTGCACGGTGCTGCTGACGGTGCTCCACGAGGTACTTTCCGCCCTGGCTGATCGAGCCCCCGCGCCCGCTTCACGCGAAGTGATGGCGCCGCCCGTGGCCCGAGAGAAGTAGGGGCGCGCGCGTGTTCTTCGCGTTAGCGTGCGGGCCGTTGTCTTCCGAATGGAGCAGCAATGACGGACCCGAAGAACACCTCTCCGGACGCCCCCGCGATTCCGGAGACCCCCACCTCCGAAAGCACGGAGGGAGCCACCCGCCGGGAGTTCATCGCCACCGCTACTGTTACCGTCGGCGGAGCCCTGTT comes from the Cystobacter ferrugineus genome and includes:
- a CDS encoding MFS transporter yields the protein MSAPTASYPPAPPRPLLLALAYLAFVSLGLPDAVLGVSWPSIRHTFALPQAGMGIILAASAASYFVSGLFVGRLMRALGVGMLLVASTVLVTLGITGYATLPHFALFLMAACVIGFGSGAIDAGLNTYAAQHFGARHMNWLHAAYSTGAALGPVLTTALLARDAGWRAGYAVIAALLGTLALSFVLMRRQWDGAPGASASTESGGAGDVTPTVGALEALRRPAVWLQLLIFFVYTGIEVSAGQWSYTILTEERGLGTAEAGTWVSIFWGCLLAGRISLGFVIERIGPVRLLRLSTALAVVGALLFALPSLPPALGLGLLGFSISSIFPALMSETPRRVGKDVAAHAVGFQVSAATLGIALLPSLAGLLGERFGLWVIGWQILGCTVLLTVLHEVLSALADRAPAPASREVMAPPVAREK